From Mya arenaria isolate MELC-2E11 chromosome 12, ASM2691426v1, the proteins below share one genomic window:
- the LOC128212246 gene encoding G-protein coupled receptor 83-like codes for MAFLDDIEKAIFGDINTTGVPRIQELLQFANESRNLSFHQEELDDEESNVCGRVFLILAYSIIIAISLFGNTLVCHVIFKNKRMRTVTNTFIANLAVSDLLLTCINVPFNIARNLIENWPFGSVMCHLMNFSLMVSSYVSTFTLLGIALDRQQVLMYPLSPRISKPIGIVVITIIWMVAIGLSLPFGLYNKVQTVDFFFKKVKRCTSDFPIPSDKWEKYLTITTFLLQFIIPLTVIGFTYGRIARKLWVRTHVGAVTQNQQVSQQKAKRKSIKMLMVVVVVFALCWMPLNLYQVLADFNPDHFSSTSFFICHWIAISSTCYNPFVYCWLNEAFREEVKSRFKCCFPKSKRVHPGVIIDGALIRSDRSYHKLISKTPSTNRRTSTSNRPNALYKLKTDIPTKEQSEDLIASPDTGNPVSDVSVSGATISGALETVLEFPELCITENIELCITENGNDFDLIPKGGHMSTGYC; via the coding sequence ATGGCGTTTCTCGATGATATAGAGAAAGCAATCTTCGGAGATATCAACACAACGGGTGTTCCTCGAATTCAAGAGTTGTTACAGTTTGCTAACGAGTCGAGAAACCTGTCGTTCCACCAAGAAGAACTTGACGACGAGGAGTCAAACGTATGTGGACGGGTATTTCTAATACTCGCGTACAGCATTATCATTGCGATCTCGTTGTTCGGTAATACATTGGTATGTCAcgtgatatttaaaaacaaacggATGAGGACGGTTACTAACACATTCATCGCAAACCTCGCCGTTTCGGATCTCCTTCTGACATGCATCAATGTACCTTTTAATATAGCGCGTAATCTCATTGAAAACTGGCCATTTGGGAGCGTCATGTGTCATTTGATGAACTTTTCGTTAATGGTGTCATCTTATGTGTCCACGTTCACCCTACTTGGAATTGCATTAGATCGTCAACAAGTCTTAATGTACCCTCTTAGTCCCAGAATAAGCAAACCAATAGGTATCGTTGTGATAACTATCATTTGGATGGTCGCTATAGGTTTGTCGCTACCATTTGGACTTTACAACAAAGTTCAAACTGTTGATTTCTTCTtcaaaaaagttaaaagatGCACATCGGACTTTCCAATCCCAAGTGATAAATGGgagaaatatttgacaataaCGACCTTTCTTTTGCAATTTATCATACCTCTGACAGTAATCGGCTTCACATATGGAAGAATTGCTAGAAAGCTCTGGGTTCGAACTCATGTCGGAGCAGTGACGCAAAACCAACAGGTGTCTCAACAGAAAGCCAAACGTAAAAGCATAAAAATgttgatggtggttgtggtagtgTTCGCATTATGTTGGATGCCATTGAACTTGTACCAGGTGCTCGCTGATTTCAATCCAGACCACTTTAGCAGTACATCGTTTTTTATTTGCCATTGGATTGCTATCAGTTCAACATGTTATAATCCGTTCGTTTACTGCTGGTTAAATGAAGCATTTCGGGAGGAGGTTAAGTCCCGGTTCAAATGTTGTTTCCCAAAGTCAAAGCGTGTGCACCCCGGTGTAATTATAGATGGTGCGCTTATAAGATCAGATCGTAGCTATCATAAACTGATTTCAAAAACCCCGTCAACCAACAGACGGACTTCAACTTCGAACCGACCAAACGCATTGTACAAACTAAAAACAGATATTCCAACGAAAGAACAATCAGAGGACCTAATTGCGTCGCCTGACACTGGTAATCCAGTTAGCGACGTTTCAGTAAGCGGAGCAACAATTAGTGGCGCGCTAGAGACTGTCCTGGAATTTCCAGAGCTGTGTATTACAGAAAACATTGAACTCTGCATTACGGAGAATGGTAATGATTTCGACCTAATTCCGAAAGGTGGACACATGTCCACAGGATATTgctga